In Chlamydiota bacterium, a genomic segment contains:
- a CDS encoding acyl-CoA thioesterase — MSQLMMPNDANHLGSVHGGVILSIADKVAYVCACRHAQSICVTASVDRVSFESPVRIGQLVTFDATIRYVGNTSMEVGINIDAEDLITKIRTHTNTCYFTMVAIDSQGKPQTVPQLILETEEEKRNFEDARLRKELSLKYAKEKKKSDA, encoded by the coding sequence ATGTCCCAGCTCATGATGCCGAATGATGCCAATCACCTTGGGTCTGTCCATGGCGGAGTCATTTTAAGCATTGCAGATAAAGTAGCTTATGTATGCGCCTGCCGACATGCGCAATCTATTTGTGTTACCGCTTCGGTTGATCGAGTCAGTTTTGAATCCCCCGTTCGAATTGGACAACTGGTCACCTTTGATGCAACGATTCGCTACGTAGGAAATACCTCCATGGAAGTTGGAATCAATATTGACGCGGAAGATTTGATCACTAAAATCCGAACCCACACCAACACCTGTTATTTTACCATGGTCGCCATCGACTCCCAAGGGAAGCCTCAAACAGTCCCCCAACTGATTCTTGAAACAGAAGAAGAAAAAAGAAATTTTGAAGATGCCCGACTCAGGAAAGAGCTCAGTTTAAAATACGCAAAAGAGAAGAAAAAATCGGACGCTTAA
- the guaA gene encoding glutamine-hydrolyzing GMP synthase, which produces MNESSFEKEFIAIIDFGSQYTQLIARRIRENAVFSRIFPCQTPIDEILKKKPKGIILSGGPRSVYEENAPQCNPSLFQKGIPILGICYGMQLMAQSLGGRVIPSGKREYGKAELWVDAQDRLLEGLTDRSIVWMSHGDQVTQLGNGFKILAHTSNTSIAAIGDFGKNIFGLQFHPEVVHTQEGARIIQNFLFEICQCSKSWTMISFIRAAVQDLRNRIGEEKVICGLSGGVDSAVVAKLIHEAVGEKLTCIFVNNGLLRLGEAEKVVKTFRDHFHIHLVYADHTQTFLEALAGLSDPEIKRKRIGEKFIRVFEEEVRKLGRIKFLAQGTLYPDVIESISPLGGPSATIKSHHNVGGLPKDLSFELVEPLRDLFKDEVRNLGKELGMSEEILMRQPFPGPGLAIRVIGEVTEPRLEVLRKADAIVVEEIKKAHLYRKIWQSFAVLLPVKTVGVMGDERTYDHVIALRAVHSLDGMTADWAKLPYELLETLSNRIINEVKGVNRVVYDISSKPPSTIEWE; this is translated from the coding sequence ATGAATGAATCCTCCTTCGAAAAAGAATTTATTGCCATTATTGATTTTGGTTCCCAGTATACCCAATTGATTGCTCGCAGGATCAGGGAAAATGCTGTGTTTTCTAGAATTTTCCCTTGCCAAACTCCAATCGATGAAATTCTTAAAAAGAAACCCAAAGGCATTATTCTCTCTGGGGGGCCTCGAAGTGTTTATGAAGAAAATGCTCCTCAGTGTAATCCTTCTTTATTCCAAAAAGGAATTCCTATTTTAGGTATTTGTTATGGAATGCAATTGATGGCTCAATCCCTTGGAGGAAGGGTTATTCCATCAGGGAAGAGGGAATATGGAAAGGCTGAACTTTGGGTAGACGCCCAAGATCGTCTCTTGGAGGGATTGACGGACCGATCGATTGTGTGGATGAGTCATGGGGATCAGGTGACTCAACTTGGAAATGGTTTCAAAATTCTTGCGCATACGTCTAATACTTCCATTGCGGCGATAGGGGATTTTGGAAAAAATATTTTCGGATTACAGTTCCATCCGGAGGTGGTTCACACCCAAGAAGGAGCTCGAATCATTCAGAATTTTCTTTTTGAAATTTGCCAGTGTTCCAAATCATGGACTATGATTTCTTTTATTAGAGCTGCGGTTCAAGATTTAAGAAACAGGATTGGAGAAGAGAAAGTTATCTGTGGCTTAAGTGGAGGAGTTGATTCTGCTGTCGTTGCAAAATTAATTCATGAAGCTGTGGGAGAAAAGCTTACGTGTATTTTTGTGAATAATGGTCTCTTGCGCTTGGGAGAGGCCGAAAAGGTTGTTAAAACTTTTCGTGATCACTTTCATATTCACTTAGTTTATGCAGATCATACTCAGACCTTTTTAGAGGCTCTAGCGGGTTTGAGTGATCCCGAAATCAAACGCAAACGAATTGGTGAGAAGTTTATTCGTGTTTTTGAAGAAGAGGTTCGAAAATTAGGGAGGATCAAGTTTTTGGCGCAAGGGACGCTCTACCCCGATGTGATTGAAAGTATTTCTCCATTAGGCGGCCCTTCTGCGACCATTAAAAGCCATCACAATGTAGGGGGGCTCCCGAAAGATCTTTCTTTTGAATTGGTTGAACCTCTTCGTGACCTTTTTAAAGATGAGGTTAGAAATCTTGGGAAAGAGCTAGGGATGAGCGAAGAAATTCTGATGCGTCAGCCTTTTCCTGGGCCAGGTCTTGCGATTCGTGTGATCGGAGAAGTGACGGAGCCCCGTTTAGAAGTCTTACGAAAAGCAGATGCGATCGTGGTAGAAGAGATTAAAAAGGCTCATCTTTATCGAAAGATTTGGCAATCCTTTGCCGTTTTACTTCCGGTAAAAACAGTGGGGGTGATGGGGGATGAGCGGACTTATGATCATGTGATTGCATTAAGGGCTGTTCATAGTTTGGATGGAATGACTGCTGATTGGGCCAAGCTCCCTTATGAGTTACTTGAAACTCTTTCCAATCGAATTATCAACGAAGTCAAAGGTGTCAATCGTGTTGTTTATGATATTAGTTCCAAGCCTCCCAGTACGATTGAATGGGAATAG
- the rimO gene encoding 30S ribosomal protein S12 methylthiotransferase RimO — protein MMEQIKVGLVSLGCPKALVDSEVMAGVLKTHGISLCREAQEADVIVINTCGFLQASTQESMDTIGVMKRLKKEGKCRGLVVAGCLVERYPERIMKEHPEVDAILGTSHFEEVAMAVEKVLKGERYRALSRQKNLLSHRSPIDRLTPKHFAYVKIAEGCDHPCRFCVIPRIKGRHQSRSIEDIEMEVQTLAHRGTKEIVLVAQDSTDYGRDIYQEQRLPQLLRRLCKIEGIEWIRILYAYPSYVSKELVSVMALEPKICKYLDIPLQHADDEMLKAMARMGSQKEYRDLIRLMRKEIDGLALRTTFIVGFPGETEERFQNLLDFMKEIRFERLGVFEFSREPGTYADKLEDQVPQELKETRKDRAMKLQQEISKGFTKEWVGKSLSVLCDQRGQDPRFMEARAYFDTPEIDGAVFVYDDQKILQPGDQCSVKVIEALEYDLVGEMNNNGNSKIKYQKSK, from the coding sequence ATGATGGAACAAATTAAAGTTGGTTTAGTGAGTTTGGGATGCCCTAAGGCGCTTGTCGATTCTGAGGTCATGGCTGGGGTTCTTAAAACTCATGGCATAAGCCTTTGTCGTGAGGCCCAGGAGGCAGATGTGATTGTCATCAACACCTGCGGGTTTCTTCAGGCCTCGACCCAAGAATCCATGGATACCATTGGAGTCATGAAGCGTTTAAAAAAAGAGGGAAAATGTCGAGGCTTGGTTGTGGCTGGATGTCTTGTAGAAAGATATCCTGAGCGAATCATGAAGGAGCATCCAGAAGTGGATGCTATTTTGGGGACGTCTCATTTTGAAGAAGTAGCTATGGCAGTGGAAAAGGTTTTAAAAGGGGAACGCTATCGTGCCCTTTCCCGTCAAAAAAATCTTTTAAGCCATCGAAGCCCCATTGACCGATTGACTCCCAAGCATTTTGCCTATGTAAAGATCGCTGAGGGGTGTGATCACCCCTGCCGCTTTTGCGTCATTCCTCGGATTAAAGGCCGGCATCAAAGTCGTAGCATAGAAGATATTGAAATGGAAGTTCAAACCTTAGCTCATCGGGGGACCAAGGAGATTGTGCTTGTTGCCCAAGATTCCACAGATTATGGTCGGGATATTTATCAAGAACAGCGCTTACCGCAGCTTTTAAGAAGGCTTTGTAAAATTGAAGGGATTGAGTGGATTCGAATTCTTTATGCATATCCCTCTTATGTTTCTAAAGAGCTGGTGAGTGTGATGGCCTTGGAGCCTAAAATTTGCAAATATTTAGATATTCCCCTTCAGCACGCAGATGATGAAATGTTGAAGGCGATGGCACGGATGGGAAGTCAAAAGGAATACCGTGATTTAATTCGTTTGATGAGAAAGGAAATTGACGGGTTGGCCCTAAGAACAACTTTTATTGTTGGATTTCCTGGCGAGACCGAAGAGCGTTTTCAAAATTTATTAGATTTTATGAAGGAAATCCGATTTGAAAGGCTAGGCGTCTTTGAATTTTCAAGAGAGCCCGGGACCTATGCTGACAAGTTAGAGGATCAAGTTCCACAAGAGTTGAAGGAGACCCGAAAAGATAGAGCCATGAAGCTTCAACAGGAAATTTCTAAAGGTTTCACAAAAGAATGGGTTGGTAAATCTTTAAGTGTTCTTTGTGACCAGAGGGGACAGGATCCACGTTTCATGGAGGCACGGGCCTATTTTGATACTCCAGAAATTGACGGCGCTGTTTTTGTTTACGATGATCAGAAAATCCTTCAACCCGGAGATCAATGTTCTGTGAAGGTAATCGAGGCCTTGGAATATGATTTGGTGGGAGAAATGAACAATAATGGAAATTCAAAAATCAAATATCAAAAATCAAAATGA
- a CDS encoding phosphatidylglycerophosphatase A yields the protein MKKKLVLLFSSFFYIGFSPIAPGTVGTLGGVGLYLLFRFLHIGRCEEILFLLILLPIGIWISGLAEEILKEKDPGPVVIDEVIGFLVTMLWIPFSWFSLIAGFLLNRFFDIWKPFPVRHLQNLRKGWGIVLDDILSSFYAHCFLRFFLFLLKIKLS from the coding sequence ATGAAGAAAAAACTTGTCCTTCTTTTTTCCTCCTTTTTTTACATCGGGTTTTCTCCTATCGCTCCTGGAACGGTTGGAACTTTAGGTGGAGTGGGTCTTTATTTATTGTTTCGCTTTCTCCATATTGGAAGGTGTGAAGAAATTCTTTTCCTGTTGATTCTCTTACCTATAGGAATTTGGATTTCTGGTCTTGCAGAGGAAATTTTAAAAGAAAAAGATCCAGGTCCTGTGGTGATCGATGAAGTCATTGGTTTTTTAGTGACGATGCTTTGGATTCCTTTTTCCTGGTTTTCCCTTATTGCAGGTTTCCTTTTAAATCGTTTTTTTGATATTTGGAAACCCTTTCCAGTTCGTCATCTTCAAAATTTAAGAAAAGGGTGGGGCATTGTCTTGGATGATATTCTTTCGAGTTTTTATGCCCATTGTTTTCTTCGATTTTTCTTATTTTTGTTAAAAATAAAATTATCATAA
- a CDS encoding DNA translocase FtsK — MRKKNLRLKKTPSGRWGEVLGILLMGMSAFVFLGLISYTPLDISFHTAHPHDPPYNYVGLMGAWFSFFAFFILGLAAFLIPLLMGVMGFQGFWRPLARKWWVSFSWMLIALISGSCLLELQAQVYLYSSARHFGLAQMSPGGILGQWILRRALIKWIGKEGSYILLYSLFLAAVVFLLELKLSEIGRGVWTHVSNFFLKWPQKILKFLAFLKNRALAFRTSQNLKRNEIPVIRIGRRVIPSKKETEEENKTILSLERRKTPVEEKKVEKEKPKSGEEKIQLELISSCGYQLPPLKLLEDGVAPVSQEIGTEDLERNAEILKTTLAEFGVEVDVVDITKGPVITRYELQPAPGVKVQKITALSNDIALAMKATSVRMVAPIPGKAAVGVEVPNSTSTMVTLKELLTSEEFRSARKKIPLALGKDVSGLPIVADLSEMPHLLIAGATGSGKSICLGSIILNILFYATPDHVRFLMIDPKMIELSVFNQIPHLVIPVITEPRKAAAGLGWLVTEMERRYKVFAEMGVRNIEGFNERVRKEEVILQAQDTPLQPFPYIVVVIDELADLMTVVSHEVENSIARLAQLSRAVGIHLILATQRPSVDVITGVIKANFPARISFQVSSRVDSRTVLDTIGADKLLGKGDMLFMPPGSSKLIRAQGAYLRDAEIKRVLEFIKAQNVPSSPEPTAEEIIEKAQSSNMDLNLLDDESLLEEAIQIIRLTQQASVSILQRKLRIGYSRAARIMDLLEERGIVGPYKGSKARDILIDAEVGE; from the coding sequence ATGCGTAAAAAAAATTTACGGTTGAAAAAAACTCCATCAGGACGCTGGGGCGAGGTTCTTGGAATTCTTTTGATGGGGATGAGTGCCTTTGTCTTTTTAGGCCTTATTTCTTATACTCCTTTGGATATTTCTTTCCATACGGCTCACCCGCATGATCCTCCTTATAATTATGTCGGGTTGATGGGAGCTTGGTTTTCTTTCTTCGCCTTTTTTATTTTGGGACTTGCCGCTTTTCTCATTCCCCTTTTGATGGGTGTGATGGGCTTCCAAGGTTTTTGGAGGCCTTTGGCCCGAAAGTGGTGGGTGAGTTTTTCATGGATGCTCATTGCCCTGATCAGTGGTTCGTGCCTTCTTGAATTGCAGGCTCAAGTGTATCTTTATTCATCCGCGAGGCATTTTGGATTAGCCCAGATGAGTCCTGGGGGAATATTAGGACAGTGGATTTTAAGGAGGGCCTTGATCAAATGGATTGGAAAAGAAGGTTCTTATATTCTGCTTTATTCTCTTTTTCTGGCCGCCGTGGTGTTCTTGTTAGAGCTCAAACTTTCTGAAATTGGACGAGGAGTGTGGACTCATGTCTCAAATTTCTTTTTAAAGTGGCCTCAGAAAATACTTAAATTTTTAGCTTTTTTGAAGAATCGAGCCCTTGCTTTTAGAACCTCTCAAAATCTTAAACGAAATGAGATTCCTGTGATTAGAATTGGAAGAAGGGTTATTCCATCTAAGAAGGAGACTGAGGAAGAAAATAAAACCATTTTGAGCCTTGAGAGGAGAAAAACTCCTGTCGAAGAGAAGAAAGTTGAAAAGGAAAAACCCAAATCAGGGGAAGAAAAGATTCAGTTGGAACTTATTTCTTCTTGCGGTTATCAGTTGCCACCGCTCAAGCTTTTAGAGGATGGAGTCGCTCCAGTCTCTCAGGAAATAGGGACGGAAGATCTTGAACGCAATGCAGAGATTTTGAAAACAACATTGGCAGAATTTGGCGTTGAAGTCGATGTAGTTGATATTACAAAGGGTCCTGTTATTACGCGTTACGAGCTTCAGCCGGCTCCTGGGGTGAAGGTTCAAAAAATTACCGCTCTTTCAAATGACATTGCTTTAGCCATGAAGGCGACCAGTGTACGCATGGTGGCCCCCATCCCTGGAAAGGCTGCCGTTGGGGTTGAAGTCCCCAATTCGACAAGCACCATGGTGACGTTAAAGGAGCTGTTGACGTCGGAAGAATTTAGAAGTGCTCGTAAGAAAATTCCTTTGGCTCTGGGAAAGGATGTTTCAGGGCTGCCGATTGTTGCTGATTTATCTGAAATGCCCCATCTTTTAATCGCAGGGGCCACAGGATCTGGAAAGAGTATTTGTCTGGGCTCCATCATTTTAAATATTCTTTTTTATGCGACGCCAGATCATGTAAGGTTTTTGATGATTGATCCCAAGATGATTGAACTTTCTGTTTTTAATCAAATCCCTCACTTGGTGATTCCCGTGATTACCGAACCTCGTAAAGCGGCTGCAGGTTTAGGTTGGCTGGTGACTGAAATGGAACGTCGTTATAAAGTTTTTGCAGAGATGGGCGTTCGAAACATTGAGGGCTTTAATGAACGGGTTCGAAAAGAAGAAGTCATTCTTCAAGCTCAAGACACCCCCCTTCAACCCTTCCCTTATATTGTTGTGGTGATAGATGAACTGGCGGATCTTATGACGGTGGTCTCTCATGAAGTTGAAAATAGCATTGCTCGACTCGCTCAACTCTCTAGGGCGGTGGGGATTCATTTAATTCTAGCAACTCAAAGGCCTTCGGTGGATGTGATTACAGGGGTGATTAAGGCTAATTTCCCTGCACGGATCTCTTTCCAAGTTTCGTCCAGAGTAGATTCCAGAACCGTGTTGGATACCATTGGTGCGGATAAACTTTTAGGAAAAGGGGATATGCTTTTTATGCCGCCGGGTTCGTCAAAATTAATTCGAGCACAAGGAGCCTATCTGCGGGATGCTGAAATTAAAAGGGTATTGGAATTCATCAAGGCCCAGAATGTTCCTTCTTCTCCTGAGCCTACTGCAGAGGAAATTATTGAAAAGGCGCAAAGTTCCAATATGGATCTTAATTTACTCGATGATGAAAGTCTTCTTGAAGAAGCCATTCAAATCATTCGTCTGACCCAGCAGGCTTCTGTCTCTATTTTACAGAGGAAGTTGAGAATTGGGTATAGTCGGGCAGCTCGAATCATGGATCTTTTAGAGGAAAGAGGAATTGTAGGACCTTATAAGGGGAGTAAGGCAAGAGATATATTGATCGATGCTGAGGTTGGGGAATGA
- a CDS encoding MotA/TolQ/ExbB proton channel family protein: MFLLIEKGGLMMIPIMVGSIFGFGIVIERLIHLHRSQIDVEKFMSGIRNILKKGNVIEAISICENTPGPVASLLKEGILKHDRDKKEIKEAIQEARQHEIPLLERNLNILKVIAHVEPLLGLLGMVVGFIQCLMRIDQFHKQVYLSNIAGEMSEALIAMAAGLAVAIPIYVAYHYLVARVRGIGVDMEKAANQLVKILHNEDVN, translated from the coding sequence ATGTTTTTACTGATTGAAAAGGGTGGACTGATGATGATCCCCATTATGGTGGGGTCGATTTTTGGTTTTGGGATTGTGATTGAGAGACTTATTCATTTACATCGAAGTCAGATTGATGTTGAAAAGTTTATGTCGGGTATTCGTAATATTCTAAAAAAGGGAAATGTGATTGAGGCTATTTCAATTTGTGAAAATACGCCGGGGCCTGTGGCTTCCCTTCTTAAGGAGGGCATTCTTAAACATGATCGAGACAAAAAAGAAATTAAAGAGGCGATTCAGGAGGCAAGACAACATGAAATTCCCCTTTTAGAACGAAACCTCAATATTCTTAAAGTTATTGCTCATGTTGAGCCTCTGTTAGGGCTTTTGGGGATGGTCGTTGGATTTATTCAATGCTTGATGAGGATAGATCAATTTCACAAACAGGTTTATTTAAGCAATATTGCAGGTGAAATGTCAGAGGCCTTAATAGCGATGGCTGCGGGTCTTGCGGTGGCTATTCCTATTTATGTTGCCTATCATTATCTTGTTGCACGGGTTCGTGGGATTGGGGTGGATATGGAAAAAGCGGCGAATCAACTTGTGAAAATTTTGCATAATGAGGATGTCAATTAA
- a CDS encoding helix-turn-helix domain-containing protein, which produces MDALGQKLREAREGKGLSIEEVARMTKIPDKIIEAIEQSYYEELPAPIYVKGFLKLYARYVGLEPNEVIQDYQRLQGRETKQVLILEGEKVKGPSFFKVAMGSLFQLYRLTLTFLKKISKTVWLGVGGGVLLISLLMILIGWLHSKPLKTEPSPSDVLLEKYSSTSLITSPVIQTDSLNTGQEASLVGKDKLSVVNPVSDVTSSSDLVLVAEAKERVWIRVRGDDQRIFEGILKKGSRETWHAHQFFSLKIGKPEAIHLTLNGKDLEPLKGSRKIKEVRVNKNGWVK; this is translated from the coding sequence ATGGATGCTTTGGGGCAAAAGTTAAGGGAAGCGAGAGAGGGGAAGGGCCTTTCCATTGAGGAGGTCGCTCGGATGACGAAGATTCCTGACAAAATCATCGAGGCGATTGAACAGAGCTACTACGAAGAGCTCCCGGCCCCTATTTATGTGAAGGGCTTTTTAAAACTTTATGCCCGCTATGTAGGCCTTGAACCTAATGAAGTGATTCAAGATTATCAAAGACTGCAAGGAAGAGAGACAAAACAGGTTCTGATCCTTGAAGGAGAAAAGGTCAAAGGGCCGTCCTTTTTTAAAGTAGCCATGGGTTCCTTATTTCAACTTTATAGATTAACTTTAACTTTTCTTAAAAAAATTTCAAAGACGGTTTGGCTTGGGGTTGGAGGAGGGGTTTTATTGATCAGTTTATTAATGATTTTAATCGGATGGCTTCATTCTAAGCCTCTTAAAACAGAGCCTTCTCCCAGCGACGTTCTTTTAGAAAAATATTCCTCGACGAGTTTAATCACTTCTCCAGTCATTCAAACGGATTCACTCAATACGGGTCAAGAGGCTTCTCTTGTAGGCAAAGATAAACTTTCTGTAGTCAATCCTGTTTCTGATGTTACCTCCTCGTCAGATTTGGTGTTGGTGGCAGAGGCAAAGGAGCGTGTCTGGATTCGGGTTCGTGGCGATGATCAACGTATTTTTGAGGGGATATTAAAAAAGGGGTCAAGAGAGACCTGGCATGCTCATCAATTTTTTAGTTTAAAAATTGGTAAACCTGAAGCAATCCATTTAACCTTGAATGGAAAAGATTTGGAACCTCTTAAAGGAAGTCGAAAGATTAAGGAGGTTCGAGTCAATAAGAATGGATGGGTAAAATAA
- a CDS encoding phosphoadenylyl-sulfate reductase, giving the protein MEKKYSEKSIGFNHSGPREILEWALKEFWPDIAMSTGFGASGMVLIHMISTINPKMKIIFLNTGFHFKETLEFKEKVIQKYGVNIIEYQALISKEELFKTISPHPYHDDPDRCCHMNKVEPMQRAIKGLRAWISALRRDQSPTRVNTHILEEYEGGLIKINPLANWTKKEVWNYLYQHKVPYHPLHDQGYPSIGCEPCTQSVGEGSHERSGRWVGKGKLECGIHTFLKKVDPEGENENQKSKVKNQN; this is encoded by the coding sequence ATGGAGAAAAAGTATTCAGAAAAATCGATAGGATTTAATCACTCAGGTCCTCGAGAAATTCTCGAATGGGCCCTAAAAGAGTTTTGGCCTGATATTGCCATGAGCACAGGTTTTGGTGCCAGTGGGATGGTTCTGATTCACATGATCAGCACAATCAATCCAAAAATGAAAATTATTTTTCTTAATACCGGTTTTCATTTTAAAGAAACCTTGGAATTTAAAGAAAAGGTTATTCAAAAGTACGGGGTCAATATTATCGAATATCAAGCGCTTATTTCTAAAGAAGAACTTTTCAAAACCATTAGTCCCCATCCCTATCATGATGATCCAGACCGCTGCTGCCATATGAATAAGGTTGAACCCATGCAGCGAGCGATCAAAGGGTTACGGGCCTGGATTAGTGCTCTCAGACGAGATCAATCACCCACACGAGTGAATACCCATATTTTAGAAGAATATGAAGGCGGACTGATTAAAATCAACCCTTTGGCGAACTGGACCAAAAAAGAAGTTTGGAATTATCTTTATCAGCACAAAGTCCCTTATCATCCTCTTCATGATCAAGGGTATCCCAGCATTGGCTGTGAACCTTGCACTCAATCGGTAGGTGAAGGCTCTCATGAAAGGTCCGGCCGATGGGTTGGTAAAGGAAAATTAGAATGTGGAATCCATACTTTCCTAAAAAAAGTAGATCCGGAAGGGGAAAATGAAAACCAAAAATCAAAAGTCAAAAATCAAAATTAA
- a CDS encoding GuaB3 family IMP dehydrogenase-related protein: protein MGEWIGIGRKARRCYGFDEIALAPGEVTLNPNEVNPSWQLGGIKYDVPIIAAAMDGVVNCSFAIKMGKLGGIAVLNLEGIQTRYENPDAVLDEIAKATPARATQLVQEIYLAPIKEELVGKRIEEIKKGGAPAVVSSIPQRAERFCELAEAAGVDAFVVQSTVTTVQHVSKEYKTLDFAKFCKKAKVPIIVGNTVSYKTSLSLMETGIQGLLVGIGPGAACTTRGVLGLGVPQATAIVDCAAARDFYFKQQARYVPIIADGGMSVGGDICKAIACGADAVMVGSAFAKAIEAPGRGFHWGMATPHANLPRGTRIQVGTSGSLEQILYGPAQMDDGSQNLIGALRTCMGNLGAKNIREMQLAEIIIAPAIQTEGKIFQKAQRVGMGK, encoded by the coding sequence ATGGGGGAATGGATTGGGATTGGACGTAAGGCACGGCGCTGCTATGGGTTTGATGAAATTGCCCTTGCGCCGGGTGAGGTAACTTTAAATCCAAATGAAGTTAATCCTTCTTGGCAACTTGGAGGGATAAAATATGATGTTCCTATCATTGCAGCGGCGATGGATGGGGTTGTCAATTGTAGTTTTGCAATCAAAATGGGAAAATTGGGAGGAATAGCTGTTTTGAATCTGGAAGGGATTCAGACGCGATATGAAAATCCAGATGCGGTTTTAGATGAGATTGCGAAAGCAACCCCTGCACGAGCAACTCAGTTGGTTCAGGAAATCTATCTTGCACCCATTAAAGAGGAATTGGTCGGAAAACGCATCGAAGAAATTAAAAAAGGGGGAGCTCCTGCGGTTGTTTCCTCGATTCCCCAAAGGGCAGAACGTTTTTGTGAATTGGCTGAAGCGGCAGGGGTCGATGCCTTTGTTGTTCAATCGACGGTGACGACGGTTCAGCATGTTTCCAAAGAATATAAAACACTGGATTTTGCAAAATTTTGTAAAAAAGCAAAGGTTCCCATTATTGTTGGAAATACTGTTTCCTACAAAACATCATTAAGCCTCATGGAGACAGGGATTCAGGGACTTTTGGTGGGAATAGGACCTGGAGCGGCTTGTACGACGCGAGGAGTTTTGGGCCTTGGGGTCCCCCAAGCGACAGCCATTGTTGATTGTGCTGCGGCCAGAGATTTTTATTTTAAACAACAGGCCCGGTATGTCCCGATTATTGCTGATGGCGGAATGAGTGTGGGTGGGGATATCTGTAAAGCCATTGCCTGTGGAGCTGATGCGGTCATGGTTGGAAGTGCCTTTGCCAAGGCAATTGAAGCGCCGGGTCGAGGGTTTCACTGGGGGATGGCAACTCCTCATGCCAATCTTCCTCGAGGAACACGGATTCAAGTAGGAACGAGTGGAAGTCTAGAGCAAATTCTTTATGGGCCTGCTCAAATGGATGACGGCTCGCAAAATTTGATCGGTGCCCTTAGGACGTGTATGGGAAATCTAGGCGCTAAAAATATCCGAGAGATGCAATTGGCCGAAATTATTATTGCCCCGGCCATTCAGACGGAGGGTAAAATATTTCAGAAGGCTCAAAGAGTAGGAATGGGGAAATAA
- a CDS encoding type II toxin-antitoxin system HicB family antitoxin: MWAFYAVLRPRCYIQNSIKNPDTVIIEHEEEGGYHAFCPALKGCHSQGETYEEIIKNIEEAIKLYIESLKEHHDPIPSEDVIIKPIHIAA, translated from the coding sequence ATGTGGGCATTTTACGCGGTATTACGCCCACGATGTTACATTCAGAATTCTATAAAAAACCCTGATACAGTTATCATTGAGCATGAGGAGGAGGGAGGGTACCACGCCTTCTGTCCAGCCCTCAAAGGATGTCATTCTCAGGGAGAAACTTATGAGGAAATTATCAAAAACATCGAGGAAGCTATTAAGCTCTATATTGAAAGTCTAAAAGAACATCATGATCCAATCCCTTCTGAAGATGTTATTATTAAACCTATTCATATTGCCGCATGA